A single region of the Bacteroidales bacterium genome encodes:
- a CDS encoding SusD/RagB family nutrient-binding outer membrane lipoprotein, whose product MKKIVNLNILLVLVLIFSSISCTKNFEEMNVNPNQPSDVPSTNILAFDLRYVGDNLFNAWQGMNEMCSYAGHISKIQYIDEARYEFREGVVNNAWAYYYYSMNDLKVIQDKSDAEGTPNMKAVAMTFQAMLLQMTTDQWGNVPWRSALKGTDPDDQVTLPPYDPQSQIYDDILAQLKAAADLFAEGHDDDLGDGDLLFHGDVSKWQKFCNSLRLRAAIRMSIVNPGGAKAVIEEVLGNAGKYPVMQSNDDNAFMYWPGTSPYKEPYYEDSETRDDHGVCSVLVDIQLANNDPRLPVYAHPNPDGVYKGVDPGAVDDSEIVPTTSRIGAIYRDDPAGFTPFMRYAEVAFIIAEAAKNGWGTPGWTAQSAYEAGIVASMEENGVAAGDIETYMAQPAIAWNNDMKQIYLEKWICLYKQGQEAWAENRRTDVPAIDVAPGSVYVGVHNRQPFRYPYPTTEANLNATNLEPEAAKVVDQFWGERMWWDKRTGVN is encoded by the coding sequence ATGAAAAAAATAGTGAATTTAAATATTCTGCTGGTTCTGGTGCTCATCTTTTCTTCCATCTCCTGTACAAAAAATTTCGAAGAGATGAACGTCAACCCCAACCAGCCTTCGGATGTGCCATCGACCAACATCCTCGCCTTTGACCTGAGGTATGTCGGTGACAACCTATTCAACGCCTGGCAGGGCATGAACGAAATGTGCAGCTATGCAGGGCATATCTCCAAGATCCAGTACATTGACGAAGCGCGCTACGAATTCCGTGAAGGTGTGGTCAACAATGCCTGGGCTTATTATTATTACTCCATGAACGACCTGAAAGTGATCCAGGATAAAAGCGATGCGGAAGGAACACCGAACATGAAAGCGGTTGCCATGACATTCCAGGCCATGCTGCTTCAGATGACCACCGACCAGTGGGGTAACGTTCCCTGGAGGAGTGCTTTAAAAGGTACCGATCCGGACGACCAGGTCACCCTTCCCCCCTATGATCCTCAGAGTCAGATCTATGATGACATTCTTGCTCAACTGAAGGCTGCAGCGGATCTCTTTGCCGAGGGCCACGACGATGACCTGGGCGATGGTGACCTCCTTTTCCACGGAGATGTTTCCAAATGGCAGAAATTCTGCAACTCCCTGCGGCTGCGTGCTGCCATCCGTATGTCGATCGTGAATCCCGGCGGAGCCAAGGCCGTCATCGAAGAAGTCCTGGGCAATGCCGGCAAATACCCGGTCATGCAAAGCAATGATGATAATGCCTTCATGTACTGGCCCGGTACCTCCCCCTACAAGGAGCCCTATTACGAAGACAGTGAAACACGTGATGATCACGGGGTCTGCAGTGTGCTCGTCGACATCCAGCTGGCGAACAATGATCCGCGGTTACCGGTCTATGCCCATCCAAATCCGGATGGTGTATATAAAGGCGTTGATCCCGGCGCGGTCGACGACTCCGAAATCGTCCCGACAACCTCCCGTATCGGGGCAATTTACAGGGACGACCCGGCGGGATTCACCCCCTTCATGCGTTACGCCGAAGTAGCCTTCATCATTGCCGAAGCTGCCAAGAACGGATGGGGCACACCAGGCTGGACAGCACAGAGTGCCTATGAAGCCGGCATTGTTGCTTCCATGGAAGAAAATGGAGTAGCAGCAGGCGATATTGAAACCTATATGGCCCAGCCGGCCATTGCCTGGAACAATGACATGAAGCAGATCTACCTTGAGAAATGGATCTGCCTGTACAAACAGGGCCAGGAAGCCTGGGCCGAAAACCGCCGTACCGATGTGCCGGCAATTGACGTGGCACCCGGATCCGTCTATGTGGGTGTTCATAACCGGCAGCCTTTCCGCTATCCTTATCCGACCACAGAAGCCAACCTCAACGCAACGAACCTTGAGCCCGAAGCTGCCAAGGTCGTGGATCAATTCTGGGGCGAAAGGATGTGGTGGGATAAACGTACAGGCGTTAACTAA
- a CDS encoding SusC/RagA family TonB-linked outer membrane protein, which translates to MRKFTMLLALLMFIGVQAVMAQRTITGSITGASDEAPIPGATVLVKGTTIGTTTNEYGLYELTVPSDARVLVFQFVGMITQEIEIGNQNVINVVLESDIMDLEGVVVTALGITREKKALGYAVQDVKGEDLEQAKENNIVNALSGKVAGVQVVSASGAVGASSRIVIRGNSSFGENQPLFVVDGVPISNYSSAVDQYGGQDFGNAAMDIDPANIESMSVLKGANAAALYGSRAANGVILITTKSAKKGASKGIGVAYTTSYQIENIAYVPLYQNDYGQGYYGDEWAYFESTGATSFDLASYEAWARENAFSYYDGNWGGVNDGIDESWGPRLDIGLKLPQYDSPLTDPNDPDTRTATPWVSNPDNVEDFFDTGHTWDNNLELTGGTDKSAARMSLGYQTTRGAIPNTDLDKYTVNFSGTTELSKRLTATVIANYVLNQSDNIPGGGYDENNIMQSLGSWFGRQVNMKTLEENWDTDDVWGNPYNWNASYHNNPYWTVNKNTTSRERNRLFGNVMLNYKLTDWLSIMGRVGTDYWNEVRKHVVADRSIESSFGGSFTQTEMRFTETNADVYLNADKDLSEDFGIRATLGGNYMTRTYNSSTLTASELAVPDLYTIGNVNGNPQVSQYDEERATNSVFGSIGLSFRRMLYLDVTGRNDWSSTLPKDEWSYFYPSVGLSWVFTETFNIPSNILTFGKIRASWAQVGNSTDPYQILPTYASSSPIFGVPQYNYARQVPPLNLKPEETSSLEFGTDLKFFNNRFGIDYTYYDKTTKNQIMAVNISYATGYGSMRLNAGEIHNWGHELMLYGSILKSTRGLNWEMTLNFSKNNNEIVTLYGDLQAYTIVSSWGGVTIEARPGDPWGVIRGRAALRDDDGNIIVNEDGQRKLTSLPVNIGNINPDFVGGFRNTFNWKGFMLTFLFDFRKGGDVFSVTDWFGAYAGISAESAAESYDDDGFVRAVNGQVRENGLIINGVKEDGSVNDIVISAQSYYENYWGWPEPSIIDGSFIKFRELIFAYDFPRDLLAKSNFIKGLNLSFYGRNLGLLYRHKTNDIRIDPETGFGATNTGVGLEQYQLPPVRNLGLKLRISF; encoded by the coding sequence ATGAGAAAATTTACGATGTTGCTTGCTCTCCTTATGTTTATTGGAGTGCAGGCAGTGATGGCCCAAAGAACCATCACCGGCTCGATCACCGGGGCCTCGGACGAAGCTCCGATTCCCGGTGCGACGGTTCTGGTGAAAGGAACGACCATTGGGACCACTACCAACGAATACGGGCTTTACGAGCTGACCGTACCCAGCGATGCCCGTGTCCTGGTCTTCCAGTTTGTTGGGATGATCACCCAGGAAATTGAGATCGGTAATCAGAACGTCATCAATGTCGTTCTGGAGTCAGATATCATGGACCTGGAAGGGGTGGTTGTCACGGCCCTGGGTATCACACGTGAGAAAAAAGCCCTTGGTTACGCTGTGCAGGACGTGAAAGGAGAGGATCTGGAACAAGCCAAGGAAAACAACATTGTGAACGCCCTGTCGGGCAAGGTGGCAGGTGTACAGGTGGTGAGTGCCAGCGGTGCCGTTGGTGCTTCCTCCCGTATCGTGATCCGCGGGAACAGCTCCTTCGGTGAAAACCAGCCTCTGTTTGTCGTCGACGGCGTTCCGATCTCCAACTATTCTTCAGCCGTTGATCAGTATGGCGGACAGGACTTTGGTAATGCCGCCATGGACATTGATCCGGCCAACATCGAGTCGATGAGCGTATTGAAAGGTGCCAATGCCGCCGCCCTGTACGGATCCCGTGCAGCCAACGGCGTGATCCTGATCACCACCAAATCGGCCAAGAAAGGCGCTTCAAAAGGCATCGGCGTGGCCTATACGACTTCCTACCAAATTGAGAACATTGCCTATGTCCCGCTCTATCAAAATGATTATGGCCAGGGATATTACGGAGACGAATGGGCTTATTTTGAATCCACCGGAGCCACCTCCTTTGACCTGGCATCCTATGAAGCCTGGGCCAGGGAAAATGCATTCTCCTACTACGATGGCAACTGGGGTGGAGTGAACGACGGGATCGATGAATCCTGGGGACCAAGACTGGATATTGGACTGAAACTTCCACAATACGACAGCCCCCTGACCGATCCCAACGATCCCGACACCCGGACAGCCACTCCCTGGGTATCCAATCCCGACAACGTGGAGGATTTCTTTGATACGGGACATACCTGGGACAACAACCTGGAACTCACCGGCGGTACGGATAAATCAGCCGCCCGTATGTCACTGGGTTATCAGACCACCAGGGGTGCCATCCCCAATACAGACCTGGATAAATACACGGTGAACTTCAGCGGTACGACAGAATTGTCAAAACGACTTACGGCCACCGTGATTGCCAATTATGTGCTCAACCAGAGTGACAACATTCCTGGTGGCGGATACGATGAGAACAACATCATGCAATCCCTCGGTTCCTGGTTCGGCCGTCAGGTCAATATGAAGACGCTCGAAGAAAACTGGGATACGGATGATGTATGGGGGAATCCTTACAACTGGAACGCCAGCTACCACAACAATCCCTACTGGACTGTCAACAAGAACACGACCTCCAGGGAACGTAACCGTCTGTTTGGAAATGTGATGCTAAACTATAAACTGACCGACTGGCTGAGCATCATGGGACGCGTGGGAACCGATTACTGGAATGAAGTCAGAAAGCATGTTGTCGCTGACCGCTCCATTGAATCCTCCTTCGGTGGATCCTTTACACAAACCGAAATGAGATTTACCGAGACCAATGCGGATGTTTATTTGAATGCAGACAAGGATCTTTCGGAAGATTTTGGCATCAGGGCCACGCTCGGAGGAAACTACATGACAAGGACATACAACTCGTCCACCCTTACCGCAAGTGAACTGGCTGTTCCCGACCTTTACACGATCGGCAACGTGAACGGGAACCCCCAGGTGAGCCAGTACGATGAAGAAAGGGCAACCAACAGCGTGTTCGGATCTATCGGACTGAGCTTCAGAAGAATGCTCTACCTGGATGTCACCGGACGTAATGACTGGAGCTCCACGCTGCCAAAAGACGAATGGTCGTACTTCTACCCCTCCGTGGGTTTAAGCTGGGTATTCACCGAAACCTTCAACATCCCGTCCAATATCCTGACCTTCGGCAAGATCAGGGCTAGCTGGGCACAGGTGGGGAACTCAACGGATCCCTATCAGATCCTGCCCACCTATGCATCCTCCTCTCCGATCTTTGGAGTGCCGCAATATAACTATGCCCGGCAGGTACCCCCGCTGAACCTGAAACCGGAAGAAACCTCCAGCCTCGAGTTTGGAACAGACCTGAAATTCTTCAACAACCGCTTCGGCATTGATTATACGTATTATGACAAGACCACCAAGAACCAGATCATGGCAGTGAATATTTCCTATGCCACCGGTTACGGTTCCATGCGTCTGAATGCAGGCGAGATCCACAACTGGGGTCATGAACTGATGCTGTACGGTTCCATCCTGAAATCGACCAGGGGGCTGAACTGGGAAATGACCCTCAACTTCTCAAAAAACAATAACGAAATCGTTACGCTTTACGGAGATCTGCAGGCGTATACCATCGTTTCCTCCTGGGGTGGCGTTACGATTGAGGCAAGACCGGGCGACCCGTGGGGAGTCATCCGTGGCAGAGCCGCCCTCAGGGATGATGATGGTAACATAATCGTTAACGAGGACGGACAGCGCAAACTGACTTCCCTGCCTGTCAATATCGGCAATATCAATCCCGACTTCGTTGGCGGTTTCAGAAATACATTCAACTGGAAAGGCTTCATGCTCACCTTCCTGTTTGACTTCCGCAAAGGCGGGGATGTGTTCAGCGTGACCGACTGGTTCGGCGCCTATGCAGGCATTTCGGCTGAATCAGCAGCGGAGAGCTACGACGACGATGGCTTCGTCAGGGCAGTGAACGGCCAGGTGCGTGAAAACGGACTGATCATCAATGGAGTCAAAGAAGATGGTTCGGTAAATGATATCGTCATTTCAGCACAGAGCTATTATGAAAACTATTGGGGATGGCCTGAACCCAGCATCATCGACGGTAGTTTCATTAAATTCCGCGAGCTGATCTTCGCTTATGACTTCCCGAGAGACCTGCTCGCAAAGTCCAATTTCATCAAAGGGCTTAACCTGTCGTTCTACGGCAGAAACCTGGGATTGCTCTACAGGCATAAAACCAATGACATCCGTATCGATCCGGAAACTGGTTTTGGCGCAACCAACACAGGTGTGGGTCTTGAACAGTACCAGCTGCCTCCGGTGAGGAATCTTGGATTGAAACTCAGGATTTCTTTCTAG
- the hisS gene encoding histidine--tRNA ligase — MPEKPALPKGTRDFSPDEMIRRNLIFDTITAVFKQYGYQPIETPSMEFLSTLLGKYGEEGDRLIFKILNSGDFLSEVGDQNLASCEPGKLALQICEKGLRYDLTVPFARYVVMHQNELTFPFRRYQVQPVWRADKPQKGRYREFYQCDVDIIGSHSLLNEAELIRIIDRVFSRLGTGVLIRINHRKILIGLAEILGLTDRFQDLTTALDKTDKTGMENALKELSDKGIAPSVLDRLRRVLHQKGDHQEKLDNLKEAFVHSPAGLQGIRETEEVFQYCEPVLRKGELQLDLTLARGLNYYTGTIIEVVPASRSIGSICGGGRYDDLTGIFGLEGVSGVGISFGADRIYDLMLELNLFPETASTSTRVLFINFGHKEALRCMELADQLRDAGINTEIYPDLAKVKKQIAYADKKGIPYVVLIGENELTSGTISIRDMKKGEQFSTSFETFLNNLKTQ; from the coding sequence ATGCCTGAGAAACCAGCTCTTCCCAAAGGAACGAGGGATTTTTCTCCGGATGAGATGATCAGGAGAAATTTGATCTTCGATACGATCACTGCTGTATTCAAGCAATACGGCTACCAGCCCATTGAGACTCCTTCGATGGAATTCCTGTCGACCCTGCTGGGCAAGTACGGCGAGGAGGGCGACAGGCTCATTTTCAAAATTCTTAACTCCGGGGACTTTCTCTCAGAAGTCGGGGATCAGAACCTGGCCAGCTGTGAACCTGGCAAACTGGCCCTTCAGATCTGTGAGAAAGGATTGCGGTATGACCTTACGGTCCCGTTTGCCCGCTATGTGGTGATGCATCAGAACGAACTGACCTTCCCCTTCCGAAGGTACCAGGTGCAGCCCGTATGGAGGGCCGACAAGCCCCAGAAGGGACGTTACCGGGAATTTTATCAGTGCGATGTTGATATCATCGGCAGCCATTCACTTTTAAACGAGGCAGAGCTGATCCGGATCATCGACCGGGTCTTTTCCAGGCTGGGAACCGGGGTTCTCATTCGCATCAACCACAGGAAAATACTCATCGGGCTGGCTGAAATCCTGGGACTGACCGACCGGTTCCAGGACCTGACCACCGCATTGGACAAAACCGACAAGACGGGTATGGAGAATGCGCTGAAAGAGCTGTCGGATAAAGGCATAGCTCCATCCGTTCTTGACCGGTTGCGCAGGGTACTGCACCAGAAAGGTGACCACCAGGAGAAGCTCGACAACCTGAAAGAAGCCTTCGTTCATTCGCCCGCAGGCCTCCAGGGGATCCGGGAAACAGAAGAGGTATTTCAGTATTGTGAACCGGTGCTGCGGAAAGGTGAACTCCAGCTCGATCTTACACTGGCCAGGGGACTGAACTATTATACCGGCACCATCATCGAGGTGGTTCCCGCCAGCAGAAGCATCGGAAGCATCTGCGGCGGTGGAAGATACGACGACCTGACCGGGATCTTCGGCCTGGAAGGGGTTTCTGGTGTAGGAATATCGTTCGGCGCTGACCGTATTTACGACCTGATGCTTGAACTGAATCTGTTTCCCGAAACCGCTTCTACCTCCACCCGGGTTCTTTTTATCAACTTCGGACACAAGGAAGCCTTACGGTGCATGGAACTGGCCGATCAACTGCGCGATGCAGGGATCAACACCGAAATCTACCCTGACCTTGCCAAAGTGAAGAAACAGATCGCCTATGCCGATAAAAAAGGAATTCCCTACGTTGTGCTCATTGGCGAGAATGAACTGACCTCTGGGACCATCAGCATCAGGGATATGAAAAAGGGAGAACAATTTTCCACCTCTTTCGAAACATTTCTGAATAACCTTAAAACCCAATAA
- a CDS encoding DUF4870 domain-containing protein, producing MTEPTQPSAEERNWGMFCHLSALAGFIIPFGNIIGPLIIWLVKRDQFPFVNDQGKESLNFQISILIYLAVSAVLALLLIGFLLMAAVGVFCLIMVILASVKANEGVAYRYPLCIRFIN from the coding sequence ATGACCGAACCTACACAACCCTCCGCCGAGGAACGCAACTGGGGCATGTTTTGCCACCTTTCCGCACTGGCCGGATTCATCATTCCCTTTGGAAACATCATCGGACCGCTGATCATCTGGCTGGTGAAAAGAGACCAATTTCCATTTGTCAATGACCAGGGCAAGGAATCATTGAATTTCCAGATCTCCATCCTAATATACCTCGCCGTTTCGGCGGTGCTGGCCCTTTTGCTGATCGGTTTCCTGCTGATGGCAGCTGTGGGAGTCTTCTGCCTGATCATGGTCATCCTTGCCAGTGTCAAGGCCAATGAAGGGGTTGCCTACCGGTATCCCCTGTGCATCCGCTTTATCAACTAA
- a CDS encoding aromatic amino acid ammonia-lyase encodes MKPYHITGNKLTIEDIINVARLGQKVELHPEAKERIIKCRNMVERKLEAGEIMYGINTGIGEFSEVVLTDEQVSQFQRYLIYNHAAGIGDPAPLEHVRAAMLSRANVHAKGHSGCRLEITQTLVEMLNKGVTPHVCQKGSVGACGDLAPMSQIALLMMGEGKAYYKGELLEGKEALDRAGIPVPGLKARDGLATINGSNLLTSMSAIFLYDANRWLKQAEIAAAMSLEALKANMKPYLPKLHEARGFSGAIRSARAIRKVAEHGDLAENRIKCKVQDAYSMRSTPQVIGAAHDALAYARSQVETELNGVGDNPIFFPEENLQLSGANFQGSPVALPMDMAGAAITMVSVLSERRMNRLNNPALSVGLPAFLTKGAGMFSGLMLSQYTADMQIVEQRILSMPACIQSIPAAADQEDFVSMGMNTALKNFQILDNAYGILGIELMAAAQALDFREYTFGTGTTRAKEVIRKHVAFLDVDRPLYPDHNAMKALVQSCEILEEVEKVIGSLE; translated from the coding sequence ATGAAACCATATCATATCACAGGCAATAAACTAACCATAGAAGACATTATCAACGTGGCCCGGCTGGGTCAAAAAGTGGAGCTTCATCCTGAAGCAAAAGAACGTATCATTAAATGCAGGAACATGGTAGAGCGAAAGCTCGAGGCTGGCGAGATCATGTACGGGATCAACACCGGCATCGGAGAGTTTTCGGAGGTGGTCCTGACCGACGAACAGGTAAGCCAGTTCCAGCGCTACCTGATCTACAACCATGCGGCCGGCATTGGCGACCCGGCTCCGCTGGAGCATGTCAGGGCAGCCATGCTGTCGAGGGCAAACGTTCATGCCAAGGGGCATTCAGGGTGTCGCCTTGAGATCACGCAGACACTGGTGGAGATGCTCAACAAGGGCGTAACACCTCATGTTTGCCAGAAAGGTTCGGTGGGTGCCTGCGGCGACCTGGCCCCGATGTCGCAGATCGCCCTGCTGATGATGGGTGAGGGCAAAGCATACTACAAGGGTGAACTGCTGGAAGGCAAAGAAGCGTTAGACCGGGCCGGCATCCCCGTACCCGGACTGAAAGCGCGTGACGGTCTGGCCACCATCAATGGTTCCAACCTGCTGACCTCCATGAGCGCCATCTTCCTTTATGATGCCAACCGCTGGCTGAAACAGGCTGAGATTGCGGCAGCCATGTCGCTGGAGGCCCTGAAGGCCAATATGAAGCCTTATCTGCCCAAGCTGCACGAAGCAAGGGGATTCTCCGGGGCCATCCGGTCGGCCCGCGCCATTCGCAAGGTGGCCGAGCACGGAGATCTGGCCGAAAACCGGATCAAATGCAAGGTGCAGGATGCTTATTCGATGCGTTCCACCCCGCAGGTGATCGGTGCGGCCCACGATGCGCTGGCCTATGCACGCAGCCAGGTGGAGACCGAGCTCAATGGCGTGGGGGATAACCCGATCTTTTTCCCGGAAGAGAACCTGCAGCTTTCCGGGGCCAATTTCCAGGGTAGCCCGGTGGCACTACCCATGGACATGGCAGGAGCAGCCATCACCATGGTCAGCGTTCTGTCGGAACGAAGGATGAACCGCCTGAACAATCCGGCCCTGAGCGTAGGCCTGCCCGCATTCCTGACCAAGGGAGCCGGCATGTTCTCGGGCTTGATGCTCAGCCAGTACACGGCCGATATGCAGATCGTGGAACAACGCATCCTTTCCATGCCAGCCTGCATTCAATCCATACCCGCCGCTGCCGACCAGGAGGACTTTGTTTCGATGGGGATGAACACCGCCCTGAAGAACTTCCAGATCCTCGACAATGCCTATGGCATCCTGGGCATCGAACTGATGGCCGCTGCGCAGGCTTTGGACTTCAGAGAGTACACCTTTGGAACGGGAACCACCAGGGCCAAAGAGGTGATCCGCAAGCACGTGGCCTTCCTGGATGTCGACCGGCCACTCTATCCTGACCATAACGCCATGAAAGCACTGGTCCAATCCTGTGAGATCCTGGAAGAAGTTGAAAAGGTCATTGGAAGCCTGGAATAA